The nucleotide sequence GCTTCCAGGTCGAGGTGCCCTACAACAATATCCTCGTCGACGCCGGCTTCGAGCATGTTCCGGAGGTTCCGGATTGACGCGAAGATCGGCAGCGTGTACTCGTCGTCTTCGATGAGCGTCTCCCATGCCTCCCGGGTGTTGCCGTGCTCGGAGATAACCGTCTCCCACGTGTTGGGCGACGGTAACGGTTCGACGTCGGGATAGTCGTCCAGATCACCGCGCATGAACCGCTCGAATAGCACCTCTTGGTCGTCGTCGATCGGCTCGGGATGGACACGGTTGAACACGTCGTACAGCGTTACCTCGCGCCGCGACAGCTCGTACTTTCCGAGGGCATACGCATCCGCCATCGTGACGAGCGCGTCTTCGATGCCGCGCCGGAGCGGCCACGGGGCCGTACCACCGAACAACTGGTCATGGACTGCGAGTGCGGTCGCGGTCTCGTCCATCCGCCGGATGATCGCTGGCGCCCACTCGCGGATGAGCGACCTGTCAGAGTTGTCTTTGAATCGGTCGTCGTTCGCTGCAAGCACGAGCAGTACCTGCGGAATGTCACGTAGGTAGAGATCCTGCCGTGCGTACGCCGCGAGCTGCAGGACGAACTCCGAATTGTCGGCAGCTGCGGCGTCGAACCGCCGGACGACGGCAGCTAACTGTTCGTCGTCGGACTCGTAGAACGAGCCCTCCAGCAGCTGGTTGATCGTGCGCTTGTACAGTGCGAGTCGTGGGTCGGCAGGCTCGAACGCTTCTCCACCCTCGTAGTTGGTGGTGCGCGTCGCCTCTGCGACCGTTTGCTTTGGCTTGTTGAATTCCATGCTATCACTCGGAGCCGCAACAGGCGACTCCGATACCGGTGCTGCTCACAGGTAGTGCAAGCAGCGAACGTCTCCGGCACGATTCGAACGTGCGACACTCGGCTTCGAAGGCCGGTGCTCTGTCCTGCCTGAGCTACGGAGACAAAGACGTGGCCGGGAAACCGCTGGAGCCGGAACAGCGTGCTACCTGGTTACACTACGGTGGAACAGTGGGATTCCACCGCCGGGATTCGAACCCGGACTTCCGGCTCCTGAGGCGAAGGATGACTCCAACTCGACGGCCACGAGATGAGTGATGGCGACCGGAAAACTGTCGGGGCGGGACCGGTGTCGAGAGCACCCTCGTGCTCTCTTTGTCCGGGATATTATCGATGGACGGTGCCACCGACAGGATTTGAACCTGCGAGTTCCTGGCGAAGGAACGCCCCGACTCGACGGCCGCCACGTGCGGTCGGGAAACTGGCGGTGCGACGGGCTATGACTCCCGGTGTGCCTTGCGGGCTGAAGGAACGCCCCGCCTCGACGACCACACGCTGGGGGAACTGACGGTGATAGCATCACAGGCTCACGTCTGCACCTCGATGGTGCGACGCAGAGAGGAACTATCCACTGCCAGTCCCCGAGTGCTCCCGAGGGGAATCGAACCCCTGGCCTCCAGTTTGAAAAACTGGCGTCCCTCGCCAACGGAGACTCCGGGAGCATCGTTGCAATTGGTTCCGAGCGCCTGGGGAAGGACTCGAACCTCCCGCGACCGGGGTAACAGCCCGGCACCCCCACCAGAAGGGTCTCCCAGGCATCGAGAGGGCCCGACGAGAGTGAGCAAACACGACGTGTTTGCAACCTACGTTCGGAACGAGGAATCGCGGAGCGATTCCGAAGGGCCCGACGGGATTCGAACCCGCTATCCTGCGGTTAAAAGCCGCTTGCCTGTCCTCATAGGCTCCGGGCCCACTGGTTGGCGGAGCAGGATTCGGACCTGCGGTCTCGCCGATGTCAACGGCGTGTCCACTCCACTGGACTGCCCCCCACTGCGGGACCAGGAGTCAAACCTAGATATCGGGGATATGGACCTCGCGGGCTACCACTACCCTATCCCGAAGTAGCCGCTCGAAACACTCGGTTGCGGGTGCGTCTACGATCTTACAAGCCATCCATCCAGTCGGTGTGATATGACTCCAGTGCGTCCTGAATGCTTTCCACGTCGTAGTAGTCTGCCCGCTGGAGTAACCGACACACGAGCTCCGTGACGGTCCGGGCGGGTATCATCACCCGTCCGTCCCATTCCGCAGGGTTTGCAGGTCTCTCAGTGGACTGATCCCACTTGCCGATGACGTACTGACAACCGGGGCCAGTACAGTACACGTACACCGGCGATCCCTTCGTTGGCGTTTCAACGTGGTCGAACTCTTCTTGGAATCGAATGATGCTCATGGAATACCTCACACTCCCAGCGCCGTCCATCTCCTGGTAAAATGAGGCCGGAGAAGTCGGACCGTGGGAGGATGCTCCAACCCGGATTTGAACCGGGGGCTCGACCGTGAGAGGGTCGTGAGTTTGGCCCCTACTCCACTGGAGCGCTGGCCTCACCCGGATGGGATCATCGGCCAGAGGGACGGGCAGGATTCGAACCTGCGTGTTCTCATTAAAGTTGAGACGAAGGAACTCTCACCGTCGCACCGGATCTCCGGTGAAAACTCGGCAAGAGTGTGAATGCCTGGCTCTTCCACCGTCCCGCAGTCTCCCCGGCACGACTCGAACGTGCGTCTCCTCCTCTACAAAGAGGTGTCGTCGCCGCTAGACCACGGGGAGAAATGTCGCCGTGAGGATTCGAACTTCGGTCCTGTGCGCCCAAAGCACAGATCGTCGTCCGCTGGACTATCGGCTCACGAGGACTGCCGAGCTTTCGGCAGTTGGTTGTCTATCTGTGCGACTGGTTCCGACTGTGCAACCGCGACCGAGCAGTCGCGATTGCACGTCTCTTCACGGGGGCTTACTTCGAAGAATCTCGGGAATACCACACCGGGCCATGTAGGTTGCAGACCCTGCTGGGCCCGTCACCGCTGGACCGATCCGGGAAGATCGACCCAGCGGAGTGTGCCTACCTCGATGGGTATCCCCACGTGGCCACGCCACGCATCCACGCCGACGCCGGGATTTGAACCCGGATCACGGCCGTGACAGGACCGTATGATCGCCGGATTACAACACGTCGGCATGCAGTCGCCCCGGCCGGAATCGAACCGGCGACCTCCGGATCCAAAGTCCGGCGTCCCTCGCCAGCGGAGACTCCGGGGCTCGACGTAGCCGCAGCTAACGCTGCGGGGGTGCGTACCAGCGGCTCCTAGTGCGCTCAGCGCGCACGAAACCGCCCGTTCGTTCCACTATCAGGAACGAACGCAGACCAAACTGCCGCGAGCCTTATCCAGCACTCTCGCGTGACGCTTGGGAGCGGATGAGCTACTGGATGAAGACAGGCGACAATCCCGTGTTCCCCAGCCCCTGACGGGTAGTCCGCGTGGGGGTCGGGTTATGCGGGTGAGAGGGTCCGGCGATCGCCGGATTGCGTCGAACTCTCGTAATTGAGGTCGACGCAGTCCCAGCGAATGCCGACCAGTCTCTCCGCGCGCTGGGCGTGTAGGTACTCGCCAAACACGCGGCCCGTGGCTAAGCGAGAACGAGCACGCCGCGGTTTGAGGCGAGTATTGACCATGCTGGGGAACTCTCCGTTTACGTGGGTTGTTTCGGACGTCAATATGGGATATCGTGGCAATTGTATTAAAATTGGTCAGGGTATGATAATCACAGGCATGGCGAAGTAGGGCACACAGCGATTCCAATCTCACCAATATCTTTTTAAACACATCAGTAGACTCGGAATTACTGAGGGAAGCAGCACTACGAGTTGTCGACTGTTTAAGTGACCGCTCCCACGCCGTTGGCGAGTTAGCCGATGCGATCGACAAGAGTCAAAGTTGGACATCGGAGGTCGTCAGTGATCTTGAGGACGAACACCTCGTGGAACGAAATGACGGAGTGCGGCTGGCCAACACGTACGAAGCGACACTGCTTGCCGAGTTCCTCACACGCTATACGTGCGAACCGAGCGAGACAAAACGTGATCTCCCGGCACAGTTCTACGGGTTCACCGAGTGAGGCGTCGGGGTTTTCCACGACTACAAGTATCTCCGTGGGCTCCCGGTTGCCCGCGCCCTCTACGAAAACACGCGCAAAACCGAGAAAATCGAACGGCACGAATCGGCACCGCGCCCGGAGCTTCCTGAAGCCGTTGCGAAAGCGCTTGAGTTCGACGAGCCCGATCTCGACGCCATTGATGTCGGCACAATCCGGTAGCTCGTCGTCGAACTCCGTGCGGCACTCGCCGCCCTCGAGCCTCCGCTTCAGGAGTGCTGATCTCTCTTCGTCGACCATCGCCTCCCTGAGCAGACGGGCCTTTTCGACGACGCGCTCGGGGCGAAGAGCCGCGGGGGACGAGTGGATGCGGCCACCGGGGGCTGGTCCTCCGGGTAACGTACCCGACACCTGAGGAATTAGGCCTCGAATACCGCTCTGTACAACCGGCATATATATACAAAGTAACTCGCAATGGCAGGTCATGCGACATGAGGGGGTAATCTATCGCCGGTCGCTTCTGAAGACGATCGGTGCGGGGGTGGTGGCGGGTGGCGCACTCTCCAGCGTGGGTGCCGTCCGGGCTGCACAATCTGACCCGTTCGTCCTCGATTGGACACGCGAGATACGGCCGCCGGACCGGAACACCGGGTCAGCGTACGGGGTCGCATACGACGCCGATACGCAACGTTCTGCGGTCGTCGGGTGGGCCCAGGAGAGAGACGAAAACCGACCGAACGGTCTCATCGCTGTCCTCACGCCACGAGGGGAGATACGCGCTCGACGGACCATCGATGACGCGCAGCTTTTCTCTGCCGTTCCCACGCCGGGAGAGGACGGTGCCTTCATCGCCGCTGGCCGGTCGTATTCGGAGGACAGTATGGGACTCTCTCTGGTCGGGTTCGACGACGACGGGTCGATCAGGTGGAACCGGACTCACGGGACGTACCGGGATGTCAGACGCGTATCCGTCGAACCCGCCCCAAACGGCGGCGTCTTCGTCGTGACCGGACTCCGCCAGTCCGAAGAGGGCGAACGAACCGGCACGGTACTCAGGTTCTCCTCCGGCGGCGAGTTCGAGGCAGAGCAAACCTTCGCTGACTTGAGCCAGGTCAGCAAAATACGCCGGGAAGCCGACGGCACGTACGTTCTCATCGGGTACCGGTCCGACGGGGGCGAGAACTCCACCCCGGTCGTCGTCAAACTCGACGAGCGCGGGGACACACAGTGGTCACATAGTCTGTCCGGCTCGCACGACGTGTACGACATTGCACTCAC is from Salinirussus salinus and encodes:
- a CDS encoding TROVE domain-containing protein; its protein translation is MEFNKPKQTVAEATRTTNYEGGEAFEPADPRLALYKRTINQLLEGSFYESDDEQLAAVVRRFDAAAADNSEFVLQLAAYARQDLYLRDIPQVLLVLAANDDRFKDNSDRSLIREWAPAIIRRMDETATALAVHDQLFGGTAPWPLRRGIEDALVTMADAYALGKYELSRREVTLYDVFNRVHPEPIDDDQEVLFERFMRGDLDDYPDVEPLPSPNTWETVISEHGNTREAWETLIEDDEYTLPIFASIRNLRNMLEAGVDEDIVVGHLDLEAVRYAPLYPFRYYQAYTALQESDVQAPMVERWLEDAIDVAVGKVPDGLGQTFVAVDLSGSMDQPLSRNSTLRLKEVGALFGAILAEQGARVGGFGDNFRTVSMHPETPVLQRQQTVLGIDEEVGDSTNGWKALEFLRERKTTVERIVIFTDMQIWDSTPFVARDDRTVKAEFDAYRDAVASETALYLVDLASYGDLVTPEGYENVYNVSGWSENVLTFIEHAEDPMQVIDEIEAVEPA